One genomic segment of Echeneis naucrates chromosome 18, fEcheNa1.1, whole genome shotgun sequence includes these proteins:
- the LOC115058684 gene encoding protein mono-ADP-ribosyltransferase PARP14-like isoform X1, producing the protein MDEYQYPLFFEAKDLTDREREKIRRHFQKKRDSGGGECGVIEKAGGNMYKISFKEKDDQERVLQRKFHTISLPSGDVCLTVSRTSSPDQPGTQTFTKTNTKSLEKIFRMDIYLLHYLRDNAKANKVLQKSLSAIDCTLEFNIDDEEVVVRGDIEKGLGGAFGASEKWEIQVDRVFIGLTERYISHHVLEPKQVRLLQQDLSFVTDDVKVYSEIGYSVIVGEAQAVKEKIEILEKSTPTRTEVPITGKQFTLIEEEFTREMSARHPDVQIHQSDNLIIMEGPDNGVQSGAKKLFEMMKNIKEKRVKLPTDLLTFISSSGAASKFQARFQQNLRNPVFLEVASDLLLSSLSSGALDEAWAALQRDLKVDTVKLHSAAHLDRIKEILNKAKDVANNRELRVNFSVIPGVGGPSETKVRIVGYSENVKKLKDVLQEYQMNHVETEETVNLPHPEMVDCFDRIRHLIGMNQTKVTLRASSSPRPHVLVSGPRCHVQEAHQALTSALASLAVDTLVLDGPGAQRFFQTDGKVGKDLVESSCQVLIKEQQGVNSQSLSASSLSASSLSGSILSGSSLSGSILSSSGSSSSILSGSILSGSILSGSILSSSILSSSILSSSILSGSILSSSGSSSFSATSGLSSAGLHHNTSGNIAVDKISLMIKISNLEDEKVNAMVAPMINKKLTSTNIGKSLLSKAGNLLQSNFNAAAGSAVSPGAVIQVTGPPSLGLTKLFFIECLPWDGATGQSVQALSNGLKRCLELCVQQGLTSVAFPIIGPGIKLKYPPREATQVLTESIYQFGVSASSGSLNTIHVVLKPGYPDTEECYHDVYTQFSSNMNVGGRVIFRSLTSDLDDVQMKMGRATIRLVFGDITNETTDAIVNTTDFVNFQNDGVCKDILTVAGPQVEAQLRAANVTRGEVFTTPPGSFPCKALLHVCGERDAGLTELLVCRIIQLCISSGHKSVAIPAIGAGTGGLDACVVAGAILRGIKTATSSSTFHHLTDIRLILIKIDVFLEFKKEAMQKYSSAVINRVSAPQMSSLQQRLQQRVQNIQQLQQLVQQKQQQQTPRSLSADPSILQSSVTDQKSSFLFVGLSRQDVDKAMAKLQDLYQTQCSKQTFTKERLEGLTQDDMEDLKQLVETEGVRVQMDQSGPGSLMVSGLKDAVNQVTQKINTILQDNLRREVRAKEEEELYGRVAWCILGVNGNWERLPKKANHELENNGAAGGIVDTNNIQWTVDLQRMEAKRPGQTAKLKQLKNLPDFTFPLYWDNMAAGENMKVVVLDPSSAEYRTVKEAFKRTAAKTVIRIERLQNIHLRRGYEVQKKQISDKTGRNSAGEKLLYHGTTQDNCDSIMKTGFNRSFAGQNATAYGDGTYFAVDASYSANTVYSKPAADGSQMMFVARVLTGLYTVGKYGMKAPPAFNSQQPHDRYDSVVDNTQKPSMYVAFHDHQAYPDYLITFK; encoded by the exons ATGGATGAGTATCAATATCCTCTTTTCTTCGAGGCGAAAGATCTGACGGACCGAGAGAGGGAGAAGATCAGGAGGCACTTCCAGAAAAAACGAGATTCAGGGGGAGGAGAATGTGGAGTGATTGAAAAAGCAGGAGGCAACATGTATAAAATCAGCTTCAAGGAAAAAGACG ACCAGGAAAGGGTGCTGCAGAGGAAGTTTCACACCATCTCCCTTCCTTCTGgtgatgtgtgtttgactgtgagCCGAACCAGTTCACCAGACCAACCGGGGACGCAG acgttcacaaaaacaaacacaaagagcctCGAGAAAATTTTCAGAATGGACATTTACCTCCTGCATTACCTGAGAGACAATGCTAAAGCTAATAAAGTCCTGCAGAAAAGCCTCTCTGCTATTGACTGCACACTGGAATTCAATATCGATGATGAGGAGGTGGTGGTCCGGGGGGATATTGAGAAGGGCCTCGGGGGAGCTTTTGGGGCATCAGAAAAATGGGAGATACAGGTCGATCGGGTCTTCATCGGCCTCACAGAGAGATACATCAGCCATCATGTGCTTGAGCCAAAACAAGtcaggctgctgcagcaggaccTCTCCTTTGTGACTGATGATGTCAAAGTGTATTCAGAGATCGGTTACTCTGTGATTGTGGGAGAAGCCCAAGCTGTGAAGGAGAAGATTGAAATCCTGGAAAAAAGCACGCCAACCCGCACGGAAGTGCCAATCACGGGGAAGCAGTTCACACTGATAGAAGAAGAGTTCACTCGAGAAATGAGTGCACGTCACCCGGATGTGCAAATCCATCAAAGTGACAACTTGATCATCATGGAGGGACCTGATAACGGGGTGCAGTCAGGAGCTAAAAAactttttgaaatgatgaaaaatataaaagaaaagagagtcAAGCTCCCAACAGATTTACTTACCTTCATATCATCCAGCGGAGCCGCCTCCAAGTTTCAGGCTCGCTTCCAGCAGAACCTCAGAAATCCAGTTTTCCTGGAGGTGGCCTCAGACCTGCTTCTGTCCAGTCTGTCCTCTGGTGCCCTGGACGAGGCTTGGGCAGCTTTGCAGAGAGACCTGAAGGTGGACACTGTGAAGCTGCACAGTGCCGCACATCTGGACAGAATCAAGGAAATCCTCAATAAAGCAAAGGATGTGGCAAACAATCGAGAGCTCAGAGTGAACTTCAGCGTCATCCCAGGAGTCGGGGGACCCTCAGAGACCAAAGTCAGGATAGTTGGATacagtgaaaatgtcaaaaagctGAAAGACGTTCTGCAAGAGTATCAGATGAATCATGTCGAGACAGAAGAAACAGTGAACCTTCCACATCCTGAAATGGTTGACTGTTTTGATCGAATCCGTCACCTGATCGGGATGAACCAGACTAAGGTCACATTAAGAGCCTCCAGTTCCCCGCGTCCTCATGTCCTCGTCTCTGGTCCTCGCTGCCATGTCCAAGAAGCCCATCAGGCTCTAACGTCAGCTCTAGCCAGCCTGGCGGTGGACACGCTGGTTCTAGATGGTCCAGGAGCTCAGCGGTTCTTCCAGACAGACGGAAAAGTGGGAAAGGATCTGGTAGAGAGCTCCTGTCAGGTCCTTATTAAGGAACAGCAAGGTGTGAATTCACAAAGCCTCAGCGCCTCCAGCCTCAGCGCCTCCAGCCTCAGCGGCTCCATCCTCAGCGGCTCCAGCCTCAGCGGCTCCATCCTCAGCAGCTccggctccagcagctccatccTCAGCGGCTCCATCCTCAGCGGCTCCATCCTCAGCGGCTCCATCCTCAGCAGCTCCATCCTCAGCAGCTCCATCCTCAGCAGCTCCATCCTCAGCGGCTCCATCCTCAGCAGCTCCggctccagcagcttcagcgCCACGTCTGGACTTTCCAGTGCCGGATTACATCACAACACTTCTGGGAACATTGCAGTTGACAAAATTAGCCTCATGATCAAAATCAGCAATTTGGAAGATGAGAAG GTGAATGCAATGGTGGCTCCCATGATCAACAAAAAGCTGACTTCTACTAATATTGGAAAAAGCCTGTTGAGTAAAGCGGGGAACTTACTCCAGTCGAATTTTAACGCAGCGGCAGGATCTGCTGTCAGCCCTGGAGCCGTTATACAGGTGACTGGGCCTCCATCTCTGGGCCTCACCAAGCTCTTCTTCATTGAGTGCTTGCCTTGGGATGGAGCTACAGGCCAAAGTGTGCAG GCTCTTAGTAATGGACTGAAGAGGTGTCTGGAGCTCTGTGTACAGCAAGGCTTGACTTCAGTCGCGTTTCCAATCATCGGACCTGGAATCAAGCTGAAATACCCGCCGAGAGAAGCCACTCAGGTCCTGACTGAAAGCATTTACCAGTTTGGAGTATCAGCATCTTCTGGCTCTCTGAACACAATCCACGTCGTCCTCAAACCTGGCTATCCTGACACTGAGGAG TGTTACCATGACGTCTACACACAATTCAGCTCAAATATGAACGTCGGAGGCCGAG TAATATTCAGGTCCCTCACCAGTGACCTCGATGACGTGCAAATGAAAATGGGAAGAGCTACAATACGGCTGGTGTTTGGTGACATCACTAACGAGACTACAGATGCCATTGTGAACACAACCGACTTTGTTAATTTTCAGAACG ATGGTGTCTGCAAAGACATCTTAACTGTAGCCGGACCGCAGGTGGAAGCTCAACTGAGAGCAG cCAACGTGACACGAGGAGAGGTTTTCACAACCCCGCCTGGATCATTTCCTTGTAAAGCCCTCTTGCATGTGTGTGGAGAAAGAGATGCGGGCCTCACTGAGCTGCTGGTGTGTCGCATCATTCAACTCTGCATCTCGTCTGGACACAAATCCGTGGCCATTCCTGCCATCGGCGCCG GAACTGGAGGTCTGGACGCTTGTGTCGTCGCAGGTGCCATCCTGAGAGGGATCAAAACGGCCACATCGTCCAGTACCTTCCACCATCTCACCGACATCCGCCTCATCCTGATCAAGATCGACGTCTTCTTGGAGTTCAAAAAGGAGGCGATGCAGAAGTACTCCTCCGCTGTAATCAACAGAG TATCAGCGCCTCAGATGTCTTCTCTACAACAACGTCTACAACAACGTGTACAAAATATACAACAGCTACAACAACTggtacaacaaaaacaacaacaacagacaccaaGGTCATTAAGCGCAGACCCCAGCATCCTCCAAAGCAGCGTCACGGATCAGAAGTCGTCCTTCCTCTTTGTGGGTCTCAGCAGACAGGATGTGGACAAAGCCATGGCAAAGCTGCAGGATCTGTATCAGACTCAGTGCTCCAAGCAAACCTTCACAAAGGAGCGGCTGGAAGGCCTCACCCAGGATGACATGGAGGATCTGAAGCAGCTGGTGGAGACTGAGGGTGTGCGTGTGCAGATGGACCAGTCTGGCCCGGGCAGCTTAATGGTGAGCGGGTTAAAAGACGCGGTCAACCAGGTGACGCAGAAAATCAATACAATTCTGCAAGACAACCTCAGGAGAGAGGTGAGAgccaaggaggaggaagagctaTACGGCCGTGTCGCTTGGTGCATACTGGGCGTCAACGGAAACTGGGAGAGACTCCCGAAAAAAGCCAACCACGAGCTGGAAAATAACGGTGCAGCAGGAGGAATAGTGGACACGAACAACATCCAGTGGACTGTGGACCTGCAGAGGATGGAGGCCAAAAGACCGGGACAGACGGCGAAGCTAAAACAACTCAAAAATCTGCCAG ACTTCACTTTCCCTCTGTACTGGGACAACATGGCTGCGGGGGAGAATATGAAGGTGGTAGTTCTGGATCCTTCCTCTGCAGAGTACCGAACAGTTAAGGAGGCTTTCAAACGAACTGCAGCCAAGACGGTCATAAGG ATCGAGCGTTTGCAGAACATCCATCTGCGTCGGGGGTATGAAGTGCAGAAGAAGCAGATTTCTGATAAGACCGGCCGGAACAGCGCCGGTGAAAAGCTGCTGTATCACGGCACGACCCAGGACAACTGTGACTCCATCATGAAAACTGGGTTCAACAGGAGCTTCGCTGGGCAAAACG CAACAGCTTATGGGGATGGGACCTACTTTGCTGTAGACGCAAGCTACTCAGCAAACACCGTCTACTCAAAGCCAGCTGCTGACGGCTCTCAGATGATGTTTGTGGCTCGAGTCCTGACGGGCCTTTACACTGTAGGCAAATATGGGATGAAGGCGCCGCCGGCTTTTAACAGCCAGCAGCCTCATGACCGTTACGACAGCGTGGTGgataacacacaaaaacccagcATGTATGTGGCCTTTCACGATCACCAGGCGTACCCAGACTACCTCATCACCTTCAAGTAA
- the f13a1b gene encoding coagulation factor XIII A chain yields the protein MSDQDAPTTPSPAPAAPSPASVTSSPAPPPPSGRPPKVTNHGRSSVPISTSNSDFTDIPETEYFDAPGPRGYPPLTGYIDVSNVDMMRRPNERNKIEHHTEQYNSDQLIVRRGQEFKIKIDFNRPFNPAEDKFAVEFIIGSSPDYNKGTYIPVFPTAERQSAWKGRITDQMGTEVTMGITPLANCIVGKYSLYVAVSTPFGIRRTKRDRSRELYILFNPWASGDAVFLNDEREREECVMTEVGIIYHGSFDDVAERDWNYGQFNYGVLDACLYIMDRSEMPITNRGDPVKVTRKASAMLNARDDDGVLVGNWSGDYTYGVAPTSWTGSTEILLTYASSKMPVCFAQCWVYAAVFNTFLRCLGIPSRVVTNFYSAHDNDGNLKTDIILHDNGSIDRNRTKDSIWNYHCWNECYMTRPDLPAGFGGWQVVDATPQETSDGMYRCGPASVQAIKHGQICYPFDAAFVFAEINSDVVFYSRSKDGTLQPVKVNRRHVGRMVLTKALGNMTRRDITDQYKFSEGSAEERTVLEKAEEYGCSRDKSDFPVGDVDVILPSLEISMGESFNLTTEFINRSDKKRTVNVYVSGSVVYYTGVISSEFLFETPTVKIGPNKTVQEVMEVKSEDYMRKLVDQANLNFIVSGKVLETGQIISAMKVVALRNPKLLVEVSGGDRVSEEMMVSVQFTNPFTFSLENVYIRMEGPGLMSPKVKYYSLIPEGASLTWTESFSPQRTGLTRVIATLDCPALRQVQGQATFTVNP from the exons ATGTCTGATCAAGATGCCCCCACAACTCCCTCTCCTGCCCCAGCGGCTCCCTCTCCTGCCTCTGTGACTTCCTCTCCTGCCCCCCCTCCGCCGTCTGGACGCCCTCCCAAGGTGACAAACCACGGCCGCTCTTCAGTTCCCATCTCCACCTCcaactctgacttcactgatATCCCTGAGACTGAGTACTTTGACGCCCCAGGACCAAGAGGCTATCCACCTCTGACTG GGTATATTGACGTCAGCAATGTGGACATGATGAGGAGGCCAAACGAGCGCAACAAGATAGAGCATCACACCGAGCAATATAACTCTGACCAGCTCATCGTCCGCCGAGGACAAGAGTTCAAGATCAAGATCGACTTCAACCGTCCCTTCAATCCTGCAGAAGACAAGTTTGCTGTGGAGTTTATCATCG GCTCCAGCCCTGATTACAACAAGGGAACCTACATTCCCGTCTTCCCCACGGCGGAGCGTCAGAGCGCCTGGAAAGGCCGCATCACCGACCAAATGGGCACCGAGGTCACCATGGGCATCACTCCTCTGGCAAACTGCATTGTGGGCAAGTACTCCCTGTATGTTGCCGTGTCAACACCGTTCGGCATCCGTAGGACCAAGCGGGACAGAAGCCGCGAGCTGTACATCCTGTTCAACCCCTGGGCTTCAG GCGACGCCGTGTTCCTGAATGACGAGCGTgagagggaggagtgtgtgATGACAGAGGTGGGGATCATCTACCACGGCTCCTTCGACGACGTTGCAGAGAGAGACTGGAACTACGGACAG TTTAACTATGGAGTCCTGGATGCCTGTCTGTACATCATGGACAGGTCTGAGATGCCCATCACTAACAGAGGAGACCCCGTCAAGGTCACCAGAAAGGCCTCTGCTATG CTGAACGCTCGTGATGACGACGGCGTATTGGTGGGGAACTGGAGCGGcgactacacctacggagtgGCGCCCACTTCCTGGACGGGCAGCACAGAGATCCTGCTCACCTACGCCAGCAGCAAAATGCCCGTCTGCTTCGCTCAGTGCTGGGTTTACGCCGCCGTCTTCAACACCT TCCTGCGTTGTCTGGGAATCCCATCAAGGGTCGTCACCAACTTCTACTCTGCCCATGACAATGATGGAAACCTGAAGACTGACATCATCCTGCACGACAACGGCAGTATTGACCGCAACCGCACTAAAGACTCGATCTG GAACTATCATTGCTGGAATGAGTGCTACATGACCAGGCCAGACCTCCCTGCTGGCTTCGGAGGCTGGCAAGTTGTGGATGCGACACCTCAGGAGACCAGCGACG GCATGTACAGATGTGGACCTGCATCGGTCCAGGCCATCAAACACGGGCAGATTTGCTATCCCTTCGATGCtgcctttgtgtttgctgag ATCAACAGCGACGTGGTGTTTTATTCACGGAGCAAAGACGGGACCTTGCAGCCTGTCAAGGTGAACCGGAGGCACGTGGGCCGCATGGTTTTGACCAAAGCTCTGGGCAACATGACCCGCCGCGACATCACCGACCAGTACAAATTCAGTGAAG GCAGTGCAGAGGAGCGGACCGTCCTGGAAAAAGCAGAGGAATATGGCTGCAGCCGAGATAAGTCCGACTTTCCAGTGGGTGATGTGGACGTGATCCTGCCCTCCTTGGAGATCAGCATGGGTGAAAGCTTCAATCTGACCACGGAGTTCATCAACAGAAGTGATAAGAAGCGCACTGTGAATGTCTACGTCAGCGGGAGTGTGGTGTACTACACCGGAGTCATCAGCTCCGAGTTCCTGTTTGAGACTCCCACAGTGAAGATCGGCCCCAACAAAA CTGTGCAGGAGGTGATGGAGGTCAAGTCCGAGGACTACATGAGGAAACTGGTGGATCAGGCCAATCTGAACTTCATTGTTAGTGGGAAGGTCCTTGAGACGGGCCAGATCATCAGCGCCATGAAAGTGGTTGCCCTACGCAATCCTAAACTCCTCGTGGAG GTGTCTGGTGGAGACAGAGTCAGCGAGGAGATGATGGTGAGCGTGCAGTTCACAAACCCCTTCACCTTCAGCCTGGAGAACGTCTACATCCGCATGGAGGGACCGGGGCTCATGTCGCCCAAGGTCAAATATTACAG TCTGATCCCAGAAGGCGCCTCCCTGACCTGGACTGAGTCTTTCAGCCCTCAGAGGACCGGACTCACCAGGGTGATCGCCACCCTGGACTGTCCCGCACTGCGGCAGGTCCAAGGCCAGGCAACCTTCACCGTCAATCCCTGA
- the LOC115058684 gene encoding protein mono-ADP-ribosyltransferase PARP14-like isoform X2 has translation MDEYQYPLFFEAKDLTDREREKIRRHFQKKRDSGGGECGVIEKAGGNMYKISFKEKDDQERVLQRKFHTISLPSGDVCLTVSRTSSPDQPGTQTFTKTNTKSLEKIFRMDIYLLHYLRDNAKANKVLQKSLSAIDCTLEFNIDDEEVVVRGDIEKGLGGAFGASEKWEIQVDRVFIGLTERYISHHVLEPKQVRLLQQDLSFVTDDVKVYSEIGYSVIVGEAQAVKEKIEILEKSTPTRTEVPITGKQFTLIEEEFTREMSARHPDVQIHQSDNLIIMEGPDNGVQSGAKKLFEMMKNIKEKRVKLPTDLLTFISSSGAASKFQARFQQNLRNPVFLEVASDLLLSSLSSGALDEAWAALQRDLKVDTVKLHSAAHLDRIKEILNKAKDVANNRELRVNFSVIPGVGGPSETKVRIVGYSENVKKLKDVLQEYQMNHVETEETVNLPHPEMVDCFDRIRHLIGMNQTKVTLRASSSPRPHVLVSGPRCHVQEAHQALTSALASLAVDTLVLDGPGAQRFFQTDGKVGKDLVESSCQVLIKEQQGVNSQSLSASSLSASSLSGSILSGSSLSGSILSSSGSSSSILSGSILSGSILSGSILSSSILSSSILSSSILSGSILSSSGSSSFSATSGLSSAGLHHNTSGNIAVDKISLMIKISNLEDEKVNAMVAPMINKKLTSTNIGKSLLSKAGNLLQSNFNAAAGSAVSPGAVIQVTGPPSLGLTKLFFIECLPWDGATGQSVQALSNGLKRCLELCVQQGLTSVAFPIIGPGIKLKYPPREATQVLTESIYQFGVSASSGSLNTIHVVLKPGYPDTEECYHDVYTQFSSNMNVGGRVIFRSLTSDLDDVQMKMGRATIRLVFGDITNETTDAIVNTTDFVNFQNDGVCKDILTVAGPQVEAQLRAANVTRGEVFTTPPGSFPCKALLHVCGERDAGLTELLVCRIIQLCISSGHKSVAIPAIGAGLDACVVAGAILRGIKTATSSSTFHHLTDIRLILIKIDVFLEFKKEAMQKYSSAVINRVSAPQMSSLQQRLQQRVQNIQQLQQLVQQKQQQQTPRSLSADPSILQSSVTDQKSSFLFVGLSRQDVDKAMAKLQDLYQTQCSKQTFTKERLEGLTQDDMEDLKQLVETEGVRVQMDQSGPGSLMVSGLKDAVNQVTQKINTILQDNLRREVRAKEEEELYGRVAWCILGVNGNWERLPKKANHELENNGAAGGIVDTNNIQWTVDLQRMEAKRPGQTAKLKQLKNLPDFTFPLYWDNMAAGENMKVVVLDPSSAEYRTVKEAFKRTAAKTVIRIERLQNIHLRRGYEVQKKQISDKTGRNSAGEKLLYHGTTQDNCDSIMKTGFNRSFAGQNATAYGDGTYFAVDASYSANTVYSKPAADGSQMMFVARVLTGLYTVGKYGMKAPPAFNSQQPHDRYDSVVDNTQKPSMYVAFHDHQAYPDYLITFK, from the exons ATGGATGAGTATCAATATCCTCTTTTCTTCGAGGCGAAAGATCTGACGGACCGAGAGAGGGAGAAGATCAGGAGGCACTTCCAGAAAAAACGAGATTCAGGGGGAGGAGAATGTGGAGTGATTGAAAAAGCAGGAGGCAACATGTATAAAATCAGCTTCAAGGAAAAAGACG ACCAGGAAAGGGTGCTGCAGAGGAAGTTTCACACCATCTCCCTTCCTTCTGgtgatgtgtgtttgactgtgagCCGAACCAGTTCACCAGACCAACCGGGGACGCAG acgttcacaaaaacaaacacaaagagcctCGAGAAAATTTTCAGAATGGACATTTACCTCCTGCATTACCTGAGAGACAATGCTAAAGCTAATAAAGTCCTGCAGAAAAGCCTCTCTGCTATTGACTGCACACTGGAATTCAATATCGATGATGAGGAGGTGGTGGTCCGGGGGGATATTGAGAAGGGCCTCGGGGGAGCTTTTGGGGCATCAGAAAAATGGGAGATACAGGTCGATCGGGTCTTCATCGGCCTCACAGAGAGATACATCAGCCATCATGTGCTTGAGCCAAAACAAGtcaggctgctgcagcaggaccTCTCCTTTGTGACTGATGATGTCAAAGTGTATTCAGAGATCGGTTACTCTGTGATTGTGGGAGAAGCCCAAGCTGTGAAGGAGAAGATTGAAATCCTGGAAAAAAGCACGCCAACCCGCACGGAAGTGCCAATCACGGGGAAGCAGTTCACACTGATAGAAGAAGAGTTCACTCGAGAAATGAGTGCACGTCACCCGGATGTGCAAATCCATCAAAGTGACAACTTGATCATCATGGAGGGACCTGATAACGGGGTGCAGTCAGGAGCTAAAAAactttttgaaatgatgaaaaatataaaagaaaagagagtcAAGCTCCCAACAGATTTACTTACCTTCATATCATCCAGCGGAGCCGCCTCCAAGTTTCAGGCTCGCTTCCAGCAGAACCTCAGAAATCCAGTTTTCCTGGAGGTGGCCTCAGACCTGCTTCTGTCCAGTCTGTCCTCTGGTGCCCTGGACGAGGCTTGGGCAGCTTTGCAGAGAGACCTGAAGGTGGACACTGTGAAGCTGCACAGTGCCGCACATCTGGACAGAATCAAGGAAATCCTCAATAAAGCAAAGGATGTGGCAAACAATCGAGAGCTCAGAGTGAACTTCAGCGTCATCCCAGGAGTCGGGGGACCCTCAGAGACCAAAGTCAGGATAGTTGGATacagtgaaaatgtcaaaaagctGAAAGACGTTCTGCAAGAGTATCAGATGAATCATGTCGAGACAGAAGAAACAGTGAACCTTCCACATCCTGAAATGGTTGACTGTTTTGATCGAATCCGTCACCTGATCGGGATGAACCAGACTAAGGTCACATTAAGAGCCTCCAGTTCCCCGCGTCCTCATGTCCTCGTCTCTGGTCCTCGCTGCCATGTCCAAGAAGCCCATCAGGCTCTAACGTCAGCTCTAGCCAGCCTGGCGGTGGACACGCTGGTTCTAGATGGTCCAGGAGCTCAGCGGTTCTTCCAGACAGACGGAAAAGTGGGAAAGGATCTGGTAGAGAGCTCCTGTCAGGTCCTTATTAAGGAACAGCAAGGTGTGAATTCACAAAGCCTCAGCGCCTCCAGCCTCAGCGCCTCCAGCCTCAGCGGCTCCATCCTCAGCGGCTCCAGCCTCAGCGGCTCCATCCTCAGCAGCTccggctccagcagctccatccTCAGCGGCTCCATCCTCAGCGGCTCCATCCTCAGCGGCTCCATCCTCAGCAGCTCCATCCTCAGCAGCTCCATCCTCAGCAGCTCCATCCTCAGCGGCTCCATCCTCAGCAGCTCCggctccagcagcttcagcgCCACGTCTGGACTTTCCAGTGCCGGATTACATCACAACACTTCTGGGAACATTGCAGTTGACAAAATTAGCCTCATGATCAAAATCAGCAATTTGGAAGATGAGAAG GTGAATGCAATGGTGGCTCCCATGATCAACAAAAAGCTGACTTCTACTAATATTGGAAAAAGCCTGTTGAGTAAAGCGGGGAACTTACTCCAGTCGAATTTTAACGCAGCGGCAGGATCTGCTGTCAGCCCTGGAGCCGTTATACAGGTGACTGGGCCTCCATCTCTGGGCCTCACCAAGCTCTTCTTCATTGAGTGCTTGCCTTGGGATGGAGCTACAGGCCAAAGTGTGCAG GCTCTTAGTAATGGACTGAAGAGGTGTCTGGAGCTCTGTGTACAGCAAGGCTTGACTTCAGTCGCGTTTCCAATCATCGGACCTGGAATCAAGCTGAAATACCCGCCGAGAGAAGCCACTCAGGTCCTGACTGAAAGCATTTACCAGTTTGGAGTATCAGCATCTTCTGGCTCTCTGAACACAATCCACGTCGTCCTCAAACCTGGCTATCCTGACACTGAGGAG TGTTACCATGACGTCTACACACAATTCAGCTCAAATATGAACGTCGGAGGCCGAG TAATATTCAGGTCCCTCACCAGTGACCTCGATGACGTGCAAATGAAAATGGGAAGAGCTACAATACGGCTGGTGTTTGGTGACATCACTAACGAGACTACAGATGCCATTGTGAACACAACCGACTTTGTTAATTTTCAGAACG ATGGTGTCTGCAAAGACATCTTAACTGTAGCCGGACCGCAGGTGGAAGCTCAACTGAGAGCAG cCAACGTGACACGAGGAGAGGTTTTCACAACCCCGCCTGGATCATTTCCTTGTAAAGCCCTCTTGCATGTGTGTGGAGAAAGAGATGCGGGCCTCACTGAGCTGCTGGTGTGTCGCATCATTCAACTCTGCATCTCGTCTGGACACAAATCCGTGGCCATTCCTGCCATCGGCGCCG GTCTGGACGCTTGTGTCGTCGCAGGTGCCATCCTGAGAGGGATCAAAACGGCCACATCGTCCAGTACCTTCCACCATCTCACCGACATCCGCCTCATCCTGATCAAGATCGACGTCTTCTTGGAGTTCAAAAAGGAGGCGATGCAGAAGTACTCCTCCGCTGTAATCAACAGAG TATCAGCGCCTCAGATGTCTTCTCTACAACAACGTCTACAACAACGTGTACAAAATATACAACAGCTACAACAACTggtacaacaaaaacaacaacaacagacaccaaGGTCATTAAGCGCAGACCCCAGCATCCTCCAAAGCAGCGTCACGGATCAGAAGTCGTCCTTCCTCTTTGTGGGTCTCAGCAGACAGGATGTGGACAAAGCCATGGCAAAGCTGCAGGATCTGTATCAGACTCAGTGCTCCAAGCAAACCTTCACAAAGGAGCGGCTGGAAGGCCTCACCCAGGATGACATGGAGGATCTGAAGCAGCTGGTGGAGACTGAGGGTGTGCGTGTGCAGATGGACCAGTCTGGCCCGGGCAGCTTAATGGTGAGCGGGTTAAAAGACGCGGTCAACCAGGTGACGCAGAAAATCAATACAATTCTGCAAGACAACCTCAGGAGAGAGGTGAGAgccaaggaggaggaagagctaTACGGCCGTGTCGCTTGGTGCATACTGGGCGTCAACGGAAACTGGGAGAGACTCCCGAAAAAAGCCAACCACGAGCTGGAAAATAACGGTGCAGCAGGAGGAATAGTGGACACGAACAACATCCAGTGGACTGTGGACCTGCAGAGGATGGAGGCCAAAAGACCGGGACAGACGGCGAAGCTAAAACAACTCAAAAATCTGCCAG ACTTCACTTTCCCTCTGTACTGGGACAACATGGCTGCGGGGGAGAATATGAAGGTGGTAGTTCTGGATCCTTCCTCTGCAGAGTACCGAACAGTTAAGGAGGCTTTCAAACGAACTGCAGCCAAGACGGTCATAAGG ATCGAGCGTTTGCAGAACATCCATCTGCGTCGGGGGTATGAAGTGCAGAAGAAGCAGATTTCTGATAAGACCGGCCGGAACAGCGCCGGTGAAAAGCTGCTGTATCACGGCACGACCCAGGACAACTGTGACTCCATCATGAAAACTGGGTTCAACAGGAGCTTCGCTGGGCAAAACG CAACAGCTTATGGGGATGGGACCTACTTTGCTGTAGACGCAAGCTACTCAGCAAACACCGTCTACTCAAAGCCAGCTGCTGACGGCTCTCAGATGATGTTTGTGGCTCGAGTCCTGACGGGCCTTTACACTGTAGGCAAATATGGGATGAAGGCGCCGCCGGCTTTTAACAGCCAGCAGCCTCATGACCGTTACGACAGCGTGGTGgataacacacaaaaacccagcATGTATGTGGCCTTTCACGATCACCAGGCGTACCCAGACTACCTCATCACCTTCAAGTAA